One genomic segment of Magnetococcales bacterium includes these proteins:
- a CDS encoding AAA family ATPase, with amino-acid sequence MKYCTRCAMPLGQLCTHCHTPFQTGDLFCGACGRRLLFSETTLPVLPAVSPVAHHIPAVESKSNGQPPASERKNVTVLFADISGFTSMSEKLDPEVVTDVMNGCLKMLADIVVRYEGYVDKFIGDCIMAIFGAPITHENDPELAIRAAMDMKREMAEYNKNLPFKLEKPLTLHIGINSGPVIAGGVGSDRKMEYTVMGDTVNLASRLESLATSGQIFVSVYTYNQTRHLFEFQTHDPIQVKGKKEPVAVFEVVKQKGLKSQERRGGVTVPLVGRAQEISTLDHFADELRRGEGRTVFLISEPGIGKSRIQLEVKSRLKDGEILTLEGICRSFGRNTSFYVYLDIFRHLCNIDSEDMEEAIAEKVENTIPLLLSLDPQVLSEEARESIFFIGMMLGVRMPSFLPYRIENLEAQEIKMATFRAVAWFFRTLSTARPLLLILEDLHNADAPSIELTAYLFESLVEQPVLLLMLMRPTQDHPSAKLPLIAKKYSPHRTAQLHFDRLSPTECDQMVQNLLRSEVVPETILTLVRSRADGNPMYIEEIVHNLLDEGIIQLDHQGIIQVLRDPESTTLPSSIQGLIIARIDRLQSDMKDILHAAAVIGPVFRLALLQRLFAERNLDERLQRLVDMGLIFESRTFPEVEYSFRNILTQEAVYSTLLHKRARELHEEVAREIEALFANRLEEHYEVLAHHCLKAGQEPRAVHYLILGGQRAQEAQAPQEAAILFERALQLAKELPEASVNLDAIHEGLAESQERSGALQGAIQARQFLLSRLEDPLARGTQERRIGKMQEKLGDMGLAMACFDRAEKHLVGHAEAVETGLLYLNQSWILNRLGRRPEAIAKAEAALSIFERKHAAEEIALACNNLGVFHEHAGNLEKAESYNLKSLRLFSQQGNRHQTANLYLSLGFLHDKMGQPAAALDYFSRSHEIMTRIGNRFGMATALMCRGRCLVAGDRLEEGEKALLDALEMHRHLEATRKIAANEWELASLYMRTNNLKAAREHLEGARHAAQRQNDPADIARTTAMEAQLLLLEGRRPETKLKEAIALYRKLANDREVNRLTALLEEWEKRSL; translated from the coding sequence GTGAAATACTGCACCCGTTGCGCCATGCCCCTGGGGCAACTGTGTACCCATTGCCACACCCCTTTCCAGACGGGGGATCTCTTTTGCGGTGCCTGCGGGCGGCGATTGCTCTTCTCCGAAACCACCCTGCCGGTATTGCCGGCTGTTTCCCCAGTCGCCCACCACATCCCCGCGGTGGAATCCAAAAGCAACGGCCAGCCACCCGCTTCGGAACGCAAGAACGTCACCGTCCTCTTTGCCGACATCTCCGGCTTCACTTCGATGAGCGAAAAGCTCGATCCCGAGGTGGTCACCGATGTGATGAACGGCTGCCTCAAGATGCTGGCGGATATCGTGGTGCGCTACGAAGGCTATGTGGACAAGTTCATCGGGGATTGCATCATGGCCATCTTCGGCGCCCCGATCACCCACGAAAACGATCCCGAACTGGCCATTCGCGCCGCCATGGACATGAAACGGGAGATGGCCGAGTACAACAAGAATCTGCCGTTCAAGTTGGAAAAACCGCTCACCCTGCACATCGGCATCAACTCCGGACCGGTCATCGCCGGCGGTGTCGGTTCCGACCGCAAGATGGAATACACCGTGATGGGCGACACGGTCAATCTGGCCTCCCGCCTCGAATCCCTGGCCACCAGCGGGCAGATCTTCGTCTCGGTCTACACCTACAACCAGACCCGCCATCTCTTCGAGTTCCAGACCCACGATCCCATCCAGGTCAAGGGCAAGAAGGAGCCGGTGGCCGTCTTCGAGGTGGTCAAGCAGAAGGGTCTCAAATCCCAGGAGCGCCGTGGCGGCGTCACCGTTCCGCTGGTGGGGCGCGCTCAGGAGATCAGCACTCTGGACCACTTCGCCGACGAGCTGCGTCGCGGCGAAGGGCGGACCGTCTTCCTGATCTCCGAACCGGGCATCGGCAAAAGCCGCATCCAGCTGGAGGTCAAATCCCGCCTCAAGGACGGGGAGATCCTCACCCTGGAGGGCATCTGCCGCTCCTTCGGGCGCAACACCTCCTTCTATGTCTACCTCGATATCTTCCGTCACCTGTGCAACATCGATTCGGAGGACATGGAAGAGGCCATCGCGGAGAAGGTGGAAAACACCATTCCGCTGCTGCTCTCCCTGGATCCCCAGGTGCTTTCGGAAGAAGCTCGCGAGTCGATCTTCTTCATCGGCATGATGCTCGGGGTGCGCATGCCCTCCTTCCTGCCCTATCGCATCGAAAACCTGGAAGCTCAGGAGATCAAGATGGCCACCTTCCGCGCCGTGGCCTGGTTCTTCCGCACCCTCTCCACCGCGCGACCGCTGCTGTTGATCCTTGAGGATCTGCATAACGCCGATGCCCCATCCATCGAGTTGACCGCCTATCTGTTCGAATCCCTGGTGGAGCAGCCGGTTCTGCTGTTGATGCTCATGCGTCCCACCCAGGATCACCCCAGCGCCAAACTGCCGCTCATCGCCAAGAAATACAGTCCGCACCGCACGGCGCAGCTCCATTTCGACCGGCTCTCGCCCACGGAATGCGACCAGATGGTGCAGAACCTGTTGCGCAGCGAGGTGGTTCCGGAAACCATTCTCACCCTGGTGCGCAGCCGCGCCGACGGCAATCCGATGTACATCGAGGAGATCGTGCACAATCTTCTCGACGAGGGCATCATCCAGCTTGACCATCAGGGGATCATTCAGGTGTTGCGGGATCCGGAGTCCACCACCCTGCCCTCCTCGATTCAGGGGTTGATCATCGCCCGCATCGACCGGTTGCAGAGTGACATGAAGGATATTTTACACGCTGCGGCGGTGATCGGGCCGGTCTTCCGGCTGGCTCTGCTGCAGCGGTTGTTCGCGGAACGCAATCTGGACGAGCGGTTGCAGCGTCTGGTGGACATGGGCTTGATCTTCGAATCGCGCACTTTTCCCGAGGTGGAGTACTCCTTCCGCAACATTTTGACCCAGGAAGCGGTCTATTCGACCCTGCTGCACAAGCGTGCCCGGGAGTTGCACGAAGAGGTGGCGCGGGAGATCGAGGCGCTCTTCGCCAATCGGTTGGAAGAGCATTACGAGGTTCTGGCGCACCATTGTCTGAAGGCGGGTCAGGAGCCGCGAGCGGTGCATTATCTGATTCTGGGCGGGCAGCGGGCTCAGGAGGCCCAGGCGCCGCAGGAGGCGGCCATTCTGTTCGAACGGGCGCTGCAACTGGCCAAGGAGTTGCCGGAGGCCAGTGTCAATCTGGATGCCATTCACGAGGGTTTGGCCGAATCCCAGGAGCGTTCGGGAGCGCTTCAGGGGGCTATTCAGGCGCGGCAGTTCCTGTTGAGTCGGCTGGAGGATCCCTTGGCGCGCGGCACCCAGGAGCGGCGCATCGGCAAGATGCAGGAGAAGCTCGGGGACATGGGGTTGGCCATGGCCTGTTTCGACCGGGCGGAGAAGCATCTGGTGGGGCATGCCGAGGCGGTGGAGACCGGGTTGCTCTATTTGAACCAGAGTTGGATTCTCAATCGTTTGGGGCGGCGACCGGAAGCGATTGCCAAGGCGGAAGCGGCGTTGTCGATATTCGAGCGGAAACACGCAGCGGAGGAGATAGCCCTGGCCTGCAACAATCTGGGGGTATTTCACGAGCATGCGGGCAATCTGGAGAAGGCGGAGAGTTACAATCTCAAGAGTTTGCGGCTGTTTTCGCAGCAGGGCAACCGGCATCAGACGGCCAATTTGTATCTTTCCCTGGGATTTTTGCACGACAAGATGGGGCAGCCGGCGGCGGCGTTGGACTATTTCAGCCGCAGTCACGAGATCATGACGCGCATCGGCAACCGTTTCGGCATGGCCACGGCTTTGATGTGTCGGGGGCGCTGTCTGGTGGCGGGGGATAGGCTGGAAGAGGGTGAGAAGGCGTTGTTGGATGCCTTGGAGATGCACCGTCACCTGGAGGCGACGCGCAAGATTGCCGCCAACGAGTGGGAGTTGGCGTCGTTGTACATGCGCACCAACAATCTCAAGGCGGCGCGGGAGCATTTGGAGGGGGCGCGTCACGCCGCCCAGCGGCAGAACGACCCGGCGGACATAGCCCGCACCACGGCGATGGAGGCGCAGTTGCTGCTGCTGGAGGGCCGTCGCCCCGAGACCAAGCTGAAGGAGGCGATTGCGCTTTACCGCAAGCTGGCCAACGACCGCGAGGTCAACCGCCTGACGGCGTTGCTGGAGGAGTGGGAGAAGCGCAGCCTGTGA
- the ppk2 gene encoding polyphosphate kinase 2, with protein sequence MLREKDQYISVLSQLQEELVKLQTWVRNNNKKVMVLFEGRDAAGKGGTIKRFMEFLNPRMCRVVALNVPTDRERTQWYFQRYITHFPSGGEMVFFDRSWYNRPGVERVMGFCKEEDWKAFFRDVPVFERMLVEMGGIDLTKFWFSVSRDSQEKRFSSRATDPLKVWKLSSVDQEAQDRWDQYSLARDDMLRQTSFTVAPWTVIRSDDKKLARINSIRYLLQKFPYDGRKDELLKFDEGIILPIEEELKRN encoded by the coding sequence ATGTTGCGGGAAAAAGACCAATACATCAGCGTGTTGAGCCAGTTGCAGGAAGAGCTGGTCAAGTTGCAGACCTGGGTTCGCAACAACAATAAAAAGGTGATGGTGCTTTTCGAAGGCCGCGATGCCGCCGGCAAGGGTGGCACCATCAAGCGGTTCATGGAGTTCCTCAACCCCCGCATGTGCCGGGTGGTGGCCCTGAACGTTCCCACCGACCGGGAGCGCACCCAGTGGTACTTCCAGCGCTACATCACCCACTTCCCCAGCGGCGGTGAGATGGTCTTCTTCGATCGCAGCTGGTACAACCGCCCCGGCGTGGAGCGGGTGATGGGCTTCTGCAAAGAGGAAGACTGGAAAGCCTTCTTCCGCGATGTGCCGGTCTTCGAGCGCATGTTGGTGGAAATGGGCGGCATTGACCTGACCAAGTTCTGGTTTTCGGTCAGCCGCGACTCCCAGGAGAAGCGTTTCTCCTCCCGCGCCACCGACCCCCTGAAGGTCTGGAAGCTCAGCTCCGTGGATCAGGAGGCCCAGGATCGTTGGGATCAATACTCCCTGGCCCGGGACGACATGCTTCGGCAGACCTCCTTCACCGTGGCGCCGTGGACCGTGATCCGTTCCGACGACAAAAAACTGGCCCGTATCAACTCGATCCGCTACCTGCTGCAAAAGTTCCCTTACGACGGACGCAAGGATGAGCTTCTGAAGTTCGACGAGGGCATCATTCTGCCCATCGAGGAAGAGCTGAAGCGCAACTGA
- a CDS encoding sensor histidine kinase, translating into MNPSLRRQLALGLAVALLVVLAAQWLLQEISIRETTHRFVVSRLAHDADNLLVNLRMDANGKLSLAETHLPPVFSQPLSGHYYQITFAGGELRSRSLWDQSLSLPELRPGEERIEERQGPNRQPLLQLAKGYQRQDRFLLVVVAEELTDMASERREARLRNTLLSLCTILLLLFWQQRLLSRAIDRLVIPQRALQRTPTELTSLETRGVPQEILPFIEEINRLLASLGQRLLRARNAAGNMAHAIKTPLAILMQLGEHPDLQHHTDLRETILQQSHAIRRLVERELKKSRLAGCDGPLPRIRPREELEILLTTLESVHRQRNIHIEQRISSDFELVMDPEDFLELTGNLLDNGCKWATRRVRLTACNRANDILVRVEDDGPGLPPEAWTPMMERGVRFHPEVAGSGVGLAVVAEIALNYGGRIEPGRSEELGGFSIQFVLPSPARKSIAHDPVSFWTRHLLPLYRRLFPGR; encoded by the coding sequence ATGAATCCCTCGTTGCGCCGCCAACTGGCTCTGGGGCTGGCCGTGGCTCTCCTGGTGGTGTTGGCCGCCCAGTGGCTGCTCCAGGAGATCAGCATCCGGGAGACCACCCACCGTTTCGTGGTCTCCCGGCTGGCCCACGACGCCGACAATCTGCTGGTCAATCTGCGCATGGACGCGAACGGAAAACTCTCCCTGGCCGAAACACACCTGCCGCCGGTCTTCTCCCAACCCCTTTCGGGCCACTACTACCAGATCACCTTCGCGGGCGGGGAACTGCGTTCCCGCTCGTTATGGGATCAGAGCCTGAGCCTGCCGGAGCTGCGACCGGGCGAGGAGCGCATCGAGGAGCGTCAGGGCCCCAACCGGCAACCGCTGTTGCAGTTGGCCAAGGGGTATCAGCGGCAGGATCGATTTCTGCTGGTCGTGGTGGCGGAAGAGCTGACCGATATGGCCAGCGAACGGCGCGAGGCGCGGTTGCGCAACACGCTGCTCTCCCTGTGTACCATATTGCTGCTGCTTTTCTGGCAACAGCGACTGCTTTCCCGGGCCATCGACCGGCTGGTCATTCCGCAACGCGCCCTGCAGCGCACCCCGACGGAGTTGACCAGCCTCGAAACCCGGGGGGTTCCCCAGGAGATCCTGCCCTTTATCGAGGAGATCAACCGCCTTCTCGCCTCTCTGGGCCAACGGCTGTTGCGGGCCCGCAACGCCGCCGGAAACATGGCCCATGCCATCAAGACGCCCCTGGCCATTCTCATGCAGCTCGGGGAACATCCCGACCTGCAACATCACACCGATCTGCGGGAGACCATCCTGCAACAAAGCCACGCCATTCGACGGCTGGTGGAGCGGGAGTTGAAAAAATCCCGCCTCGCCGGTTGCGACGGTCCCCTGCCCCGCATCCGGCCCCGAGAGGAGCTGGAAATCCTGCTCACTACCCTGGAATCGGTGCATCGTCAGCGCAACATCCACATCGAACAGCGCATCAGCTCCGATTTCGAGCTGGTCATGGATCCGGAAGATTTCCTGGAATTGACCGGAAATTTGCTCGACAATGGCTGCAAGTGGGCCACAAGACGGGTGAGACTGACCGCCTGCAACCGGGCGAACGATATCCTGGTCCGGGTGGAAGACGATGGCCCCGGTCTGCCCCCCGAAGCCTGGACCCCCATGATGGAACGGGGCGTGCGTTTTCATCCGGAAGTTGCCGGTTCGGGTGTCGGACTGGCGGTGGTTGCGGAAATCGCCCTCAACTACGGAGGACGTATCGAACCCGGACGTTCCGAAGAGCTGGGGGGTTTTTCCATTCAATTCGTACTGCCATCTCCTGCCAGGAAGAGTATAGCGCATGACCCCGTTTCGTTTTGGACTCGCCACCTGCTGCCTTTGTATCGCCGCCTCTTCCCTGGCCGGTGA
- a CDS encoding response regulator transcription factor: MRLLLVEDDRQLAQGLRDQLSRSGYAVDLAFNAEDGAFMGAEEPYDLVILDLGLPDGSGLEILREWRKRGVAVPVLVLTAWDAWHERVAGFKAGCDDYLGKPFHFEELLARLQALLRRAKAQPQGNLSVDGISLDEERQQVRNREGSIHNLTGTEFRLLRYFMLHPDRILSKSRLTEHVYEYDEDKDSNVIEVYIMRLRQLVGKDRIETRRGQGYLFRGGA; this comes from the coding sequence ATGCGCCTCTTGCTGGTTGAAGACGATCGACAGCTTGCGCAAGGCCTGCGGGATCAGCTCTCCCGCTCCGGCTACGCCGTGGATTTGGCCTTCAATGCGGAAGACGGGGCCTTCATGGGAGCGGAAGAGCCCTATGATCTGGTGATTCTCGATCTGGGGCTTCCGGACGGTTCGGGGCTGGAGATCCTGCGGGAGTGGCGCAAACGGGGCGTTGCCGTACCGGTGCTGGTGCTGACCGCCTGGGATGCCTGGCATGAGCGGGTGGCGGGCTTCAAGGCCGGTTGCGACGACTATCTGGGAAAACCGTTCCATTTCGAAGAGCTTCTGGCCCGCCTGCAGGCCCTGTTGCGCCGCGCCAAGGCCCAGCCCCAGGGTAATCTTTCCGTGGATGGCATCTCCCTGGACGAAGAGCGTCAGCAGGTGCGCAACCGGGAAGGCTCCATCCACAATCTCACCGGAACGGAATTCCGCCTGCTGCGCTATTTCATGCTGCATCCCGACCGCATCCTCTCCAAGAGCCGGCTGACGGAACACGTCTACGAATACGACGAGGACAAGGATTCCAACGTCATCGAGGTCTACATCATGCGTCTGCGGCAACTGGTTGGCAAAGACCGCATCGAAACCCGGCGGGGTCAGGGCTATCTCTTCCGGGGAGGGGCATGA
- a CDS encoding metallophosphoesterase, which produces MSIWRVDLGPILLAVVLLGGCLADEKRQGVPVETSAPVSALPGGVRVLHREEAGEFRFVAYGDTREPAPNLQEELLARIVAEEVPFVFHTGDIVSSAGEHSWKIFDLFHGPLMQSKALFFPVLGNHDYVHLSTDPADNRMEPYFRRFPQVQGNYWYSVRQGPALFLMMDTNQDYRRGSPQYGWLERELHQVGSARFVVVICHVPVISSYSPILHPLRNAHPDLKALFARVRQPDLVLSGHNHGYERFEEKGTQYITTAGGGSPLYSKMEKPFFNYVRVNVGSAVMAVETIGFLPDKKQWEIIDRVDLPGRQVSPERN; this is translated from the coding sequence ATGTCCATATGGCGAGTTGATCTGGGTCCGATTCTGTTGGCCGTCGTTCTGCTGGGAGGCTGTCTGGCAGATGAGAAACGCCAGGGAGTGCCGGTGGAAACGTCCGCCCCCGTCAGCGCCTTGCCGGGGGGGGTGCGGGTGCTGCATCGGGAAGAGGCGGGTGAATTCCGCTTCGTGGCCTATGGCGACACCCGGGAGCCGGCTCCGAATCTGCAGGAAGAGCTGTTGGCGCGCATTGTCGCCGAAGAGGTGCCGTTCGTTTTTCACACCGGCGACATCGTCTCCTCCGCGGGGGAGCACTCCTGGAAAATCTTCGATCTTTTCCACGGTCCGCTGATGCAATCCAAGGCCCTGTTTTTTCCGGTTCTGGGCAATCACGATTATGTTCACCTCTCCACCGATCCGGCCGACAACCGGATGGAGCCCTATTTCCGGCGCTTCCCTCAGGTGCAGGGCAACTACTGGTACTCCGTGCGACAAGGTCCGGCGCTCTTTCTGATGATGGACACCAATCAGGACTATCGACGCGGTTCGCCGCAGTATGGCTGGCTGGAAAGAGAGTTGCATCAGGTTGGATCGGCCCGGTTCGTGGTAGTGATATGTCACGTTCCGGTCATCTCCTCCTACAGCCCCATTCTGCACCCGTTGCGCAACGCGCATCCCGATCTGAAAGCCCTTTTTGCCCGAGTGCGTCAGCCGGATCTGGTACTATCCGGCCACAATCACGGTTATGAACGCTTCGAGGAGAAGGGCACCCAGTACATCACCACGGCAGGAGGCGGTTCGCCGCTCTACTCCAAGATGGAGAAGCCCTTTTTCAATTATGTTCGGGTCAACGTGGGGTCTGCGGTCATGGCGGTCGAGACAATCGGCTTTCTGCCGGACAAGAAGCAGTGGGAGATCATCGACCGGGTGGATCTGCCCGGTCGCCAGGTTTCGCCGGAGAGGAACTGA
- a CDS encoding DUF3124 domain-containing protein, which produces MNSFLSRAVYLGVALGCFASLAVAGDAPNSPLSSGQKIYVPVYSHILHGNINNKGNPSTLLLSSMLSVRNTDPYSRMKLTVVKYYDTEGALLRDYLKEPVILGPMGSTEFFVEHSERKGGAGANFVLAWEADKAINPPIAETVNAYFFGTHSMAFATRGEVIHSVK; this is translated from the coding sequence ATGAATTCCTTCCTGTCGCGCGCCGTGTACCTGGGAGTCGCTCTCGGCTGTTTCGCCAGCCTCGCCGTGGCGGGCGATGCGCCGAACTCGCCGCTCTCCAGCGGCCAAAAGATCTATGTGCCGGTCTATTCCCATATTCTCCACGGCAACATCAACAACAAGGGCAACCCCTCCACCCTGCTGCTCTCCTCCATGCTGAGCGTGCGCAACACCGATCCCTACTCCCGTATGAAGCTGACGGTCGTCAAATACTACGACACCGAAGGCGCTCTGCTGCGGGATTACCTCAAGGAACCGGTCATCCTGGGACCGATGGGCTCCACCGAATTCTTCGTGGAACACAGTGAACGCAAAGGGGGGGCGGGAGCCAACTTCGTGCTGGCTTGGGAAGCGGACAAAGCCATCAATCCGCCTATCGCCGAAACCGTCAACGCCTACTTCTTCGGTACCCATTCCATGGCCTTCGCCACTCGCGGCGAGGTGATCCATTCGGTCAAGTAG